Proteins encoded within one genomic window of Microbacterium sp. LKL04:
- the prpB gene encoding methylisocitrate lyase gives MLYAQTPANAKRRLFRERLATGELLRFPGAFNPLSARLIGRKGFEGVYISGAVLSADLGLPDIGLTTLTEVAARGQQIARQTELPAIIDADTGFGEPMNVARTIQTLEDAGIAGAHIEDQVNPKRCGHLDGKAVVDEDTALKRIRAAVDARRDPNFLVMARTDIRAVEGLDAATDRARKLVDAGADAIFPEAMRTLEEFAAVRAAVDVPILANMTEFGKSDLFTVDQLRDVGVNIVIWPVSLLRIAMGAAERALDTLIDEGHLTSRLGEMQHRADLYDLIDYESYNHFDTNVFTFRIDR, from the coding sequence ATGCTGTACGCACAGACACCCGCGAACGCGAAGCGCCGTCTGTTCCGCGAGCGGCTCGCGACGGGGGAACTCCTGCGCTTCCCCGGCGCGTTCAACCCGCTGTCGGCCCGCCTCATCGGACGGAAGGGCTTCGAGGGCGTCTACATCTCGGGCGCCGTCCTCTCCGCCGATCTCGGGCTCCCCGACATCGGACTGACGACCCTGACCGAGGTCGCCGCCCGCGGCCAGCAGATCGCCCGCCAGACGGAGCTCCCCGCGATCATCGATGCCGACACGGGGTTCGGCGAGCCCATGAACGTGGCGCGGACGATCCAGACCCTCGAGGACGCCGGCATCGCCGGTGCGCACATCGAGGATCAGGTGAACCCGAAGCGCTGCGGCCATCTCGACGGCAAGGCGGTCGTCGACGAGGACACAGCACTCAAGCGGATCCGCGCCGCCGTCGACGCGCGTCGCGATCCGAACTTCCTCGTGATGGCGCGCACCGACATCCGAGCCGTCGAGGGACTGGATGCCGCGACCGACCGTGCGCGCAAACTGGTCGACGCCGGGGCCGATGCGATCTTCCCCGAGGCGATGCGGACGCTCGAAGAGTTCGCCGCGGTGCGGGCGGCGGTGGACGTGCCGATCCTCGCGAACATGACCGAGTTCGGGAAGAGCGATCTGTTCACCGTCGACCAACTGCGGGACGTCGGGGTGAACATCGTGATCTGGCCGGTATCGCTCCTGAGGATCGCTATGGGCGCAGCCGAGCGCGCGCTCGATACGCTGATCGACGAGGGGCACCTCACGTCCCGCCTCGGCGAGATGCAGCACCGCGCCGACCTGTACGACCTCATCGACTACGAGTCGTATAACCACTTCGACACGAACGTCTTCACCTTCCGCATCGACCGCTGA
- a CDS encoding thiolase family protein, producing MTSAERIAIVAGARTPVGRFDGAFRGTPAHELGAQAVSAALQRSTVDAARVGEVVIGTIGQVAGDAYIARRIALAAGLADDTPAFTVNRLCGSGLQSIWSAAQELRWGGIDVAVAGGAENMTRMPFYDMDARSGATLGHRQLLDGTLAMLTDPFSGRHMGTTAETVAERFGVTRAEQDAYALESQRRASTDAARAAFAEEIAVTTTTDRRPVEVSLDEHPRPDTTLEALGRLRPAFTPDGTVTAGNASGINDGAAATVLMRESDVRAEGLPALATIEAVTTAALDPAIMGYAPTIALRKLFAQTGLTPADVSTVELNEAFASQVIAVMRDTGLDPERTNPYGGAIALGHPVGATGTILTVRAALTLQRTGSEFAIVTMCIGGGQALAALLRRWDA from the coding sequence ATGACCTCCGCAGAGCGCATCGCCATCGTCGCCGGTGCGCGCACTCCCGTCGGCCGGTTCGACGGTGCGTTCCGCGGCACACCCGCGCACGAGCTCGGCGCGCAGGCGGTGTCCGCGGCGCTCCAACGGTCGACGGTCGACGCCGCGCGCGTCGGCGAGGTCGTGATCGGGACGATCGGCCAGGTCGCCGGTGACGCCTACATCGCGCGGCGCATCGCGCTCGCGGCGGGTCTCGCGGACGACACCCCCGCTTTCACGGTGAACCGGCTGTGCGGTTCGGGGCTGCAATCGATCTGGTCGGCCGCGCAGGAACTGCGCTGGGGTGGCATCGACGTTGCCGTGGCCGGCGGCGCCGAGAACATGACGCGCATGCCGTTCTACGACATGGACGCCCGCTCCGGCGCGACGCTCGGGCACCGGCAGCTGCTCGACGGCACGCTCGCGATGCTGACCGACCCGTTCAGCGGGCGGCACATGGGGACGACCGCCGAGACCGTCGCGGAGCGGTTCGGGGTGACGCGCGCCGAGCAGGATGCCTACGCCCTCGAGTCGCAGCGACGAGCGTCGACGGATGCCGCCCGCGCCGCGTTCGCGGAGGAGATCGCCGTCACGACGACCACCGATCGGCGGCCCGTCGAGGTGTCCCTCGATGAGCACCCGCGCCCCGACACGACGCTGGAGGCGCTCGGCCGGCTGCGGCCCGCCTTCACCCCCGACGGCACCGTGACGGCAGGCAACGCCTCGGGCATCAACGACGGTGCCGCAGCGACAGTGCTGATGCGGGAGTCCGATGTGCGGGCCGAGGGGCTGCCTGCGCTCGCGACGATCGAGGCGGTCACGACAGCGGCCCTGGACCCCGCCATCATGGGGTACGCGCCGACGATCGCGCTGCGCAAGCTCTTCGCGCAGACGGGGCTGACCCCCGCCGACGTGTCGACGGTCGAACTCAACGAGGCGTTCGCGTCGCAGGTGATCGCCGTCATGCGCGACACGGGACTCGACCCGGAACGGACGAACCCCTACGGCGGGGCGATCGCGCTCGGCCACCCGGTCGGCGCCACCGGCAC
- a CDS encoding zinc-binding dehydrogenase, whose amino-acid sequence MRAVTHPVFGEPADVLETTETPDPTPGAGEVRVRLLASPIHNHDLWTIRGTYGFKPELPARSGTEAVGVVEELGEGVENLQVGQRVATGGTFGVWAEQFVARAAGLIPVPEGLPDEQAAQLVSMPFSAISLIDFLDLKPGDWIVQNAANGAVGRMVAQIGRARGLNVLGLVRRSAAVAELAEQGIDRIVAVDTDDWQDKVAEITGGASIIAGVDSVGGESSGHVLSLLGENATLVVFGAMDAPVMELASGPVIFRHITIKGFWGSKVSTEMDAAKRGQLFGELAQHLSSGVLTLPVSATFPLEQARDAARASLTAGRVGKVLLRP is encoded by the coding sequence ATGCGCGCAGTCACCCACCCCGTTTTCGGCGAACCGGCCGACGTCCTGGAGACGACGGAGACCCCCGACCCGACGCCCGGCGCCGGTGAGGTCCGCGTCCGCCTCCTCGCCTCCCCCATCCACAACCACGACCTGTGGACCATCCGCGGCACCTACGGCTTCAAGCCGGAACTCCCGGCCCGCTCCGGCACCGAGGCCGTCGGTGTCGTCGAAGAGCTCGGCGAGGGCGTCGAGAACCTGCAGGTCGGTCAGCGTGTCGCCACCGGCGGCACCTTCGGCGTCTGGGCCGAGCAGTTCGTCGCCCGCGCCGCAGGCCTCATCCCCGTGCCCGAGGGCCTTCCCGACGAGCAGGCCGCGCAGCTGGTCTCCATGCCGTTCAGCGCGATCAGCCTCATCGACTTCCTCGACCTCAAGCCCGGCGACTGGATCGTCCAGAACGCCGCCAACGGCGCGGTCGGCCGCATGGTCGCCCAGATCGGTCGCGCCCGCGGCCTCAACGTCCTCGGCCTCGTTCGCCGCAGCGCCGCCGTCGCGGAGCTCGCCGAGCAGGGCATCGACCGCATCGTCGCCGTCGACACCGACGACTGGCAGGACAAGGTCGCCGAGATCACCGGCGGCGCCTCGATCATCGCCGGCGTCGACTCCGTCGGCGGCGAGTCGAGCGGCCACGTCCTCTCGCTCCTCGGCGAGAACGCCACCCTCGTCGTCTTCGGCGCGATGGATGCCCCGGTCATGGAGCTCGCCTCCGGTCCGGTCATCTTCCGCCACATCACGATCAAGGGCTTCTGGGGCAGCAAGGTCAGCACCGAGATGGATGCCGCCAAGCGCGGCCAGCTCTTCGGCGAGCTCGCCCAGCACCTCTCGTCCGGCGTCCTGACCCTCCCGGTCTCGGCGACCTTCCCGCTCGAGCAGGCGCGCGACGCCGCCCGTGCGAGCCTGACCGCCGGCCGCGTCGGCAAGGTCCTGCTGCGCCCGTGA
- a CDS encoding NUDIX domain-containing protein has translation MATHSAGILLYRLDGEGGVSAFVAHMGGPYWANKDEGAWSVPKGELEDGEDALDAAKREFREELGILPPEVDYAELGTFAYSTGKRVTVFVADGAGFEADAFVFGEFEMEWPPRSGRTASFPEVDRAEWMPLARARERVVKGQRPALDRLVELLAQAR, from the coding sequence GTGGCCACGCACAGCGCCGGCATCCTGCTCTACCGTCTCGACGGTGAGGGCGGGGTGTCGGCGTTCGTCGCTCACATGGGCGGGCCGTACTGGGCGAACAAGGACGAGGGTGCCTGGTCGGTCCCGAAGGGTGAACTCGAGGACGGCGAGGATGCCCTGGATGCCGCGAAGCGGGAGTTCCGCGAAGAACTCGGCATCCTGCCGCCCGAGGTCGACTACGCCGAGCTCGGCACGTTCGCCTACTCGACGGGCAAGCGCGTCACGGTGTTCGTCGCCGACGGCGCGGGCTTCGAGGCGGACGCGTTCGTCTTCGGCGAGTTCGAGATGGAGTGGCCGCCACGATCGGGCCGGACGGCATCATTCCCCGAGGTCGATCGCGCAGAGTGGATGCCGCTGGCCAGAGCCCGTGAACGCGTCGTGAAGGGGCAGCGGCCCGCACTCGATCGGCTGGTGGAGCTGCTGGCTCAGGCCCGCTGA
- a CDS encoding GntR family transcriptional regulator, with protein MTDAPARFAGVRAYETLLGEIQDGTLRPGAVLGEVEQAARLGVSRTPLREALRRLAADGLVEQASPRVTVVTGIDVDDIRALFDVRRALEETAARLASRAPDRSIFAALAADFAAVDAGDGPVSDADAYYALIARFDAELDAAVGNDYLTSALRTVRTHLVRVRRLARDKPERLAASVSEHRLIASAIASGDADLAAHATHVHLHNALTSILDSLSDTPEETT; from the coding sequence ATGACCGATGCCCCCGCGCGTTTCGCCGGCGTGCGCGCGTACGAGACGCTGCTGGGCGAGATCCAGGACGGCACGCTGCGCCCCGGCGCCGTGCTGGGCGAGGTCGAGCAGGCTGCGCGGCTCGGGGTGAGCCGGACCCCGCTGCGTGAGGCGCTCCGCCGTCTGGCCGCCGATGGGCTCGTCGAGCAGGCATCGCCGCGGGTCACCGTCGTCACCGGCATCGACGTCGACGACATCCGCGCGCTCTTCGACGTCCGCCGCGCGCTCGAGGAGACGGCGGCGCGGTTGGCCTCGCGTGCGCCGGACCGCTCGATCTTCGCTGCGCTCGCCGCGGACTTCGCCGCCGTCGACGCCGGCGATGGGCCCGTCTCCGATGCCGACGCGTACTACGCGCTCATCGCGCGATTCGATGCGGAGCTCGACGCGGCCGTCGGCAACGACTACCTGACGTCCGCGTTGCGCACCGTCCGCACGCATCTCGTACGCGTCCGGCGTCTCGCCCGCGACAAGCCCGAACGACTCGCGGCATCCGTCTCGGAGCACCGTCTCATCGCGAGCGCGATCGCGTCAGGCGATGCCGACCTCGCCGCGCACGCGACGCACGTGCACCTGCACAACGCCCTGACCTCGATACTCGACTCCCTGTCCGACACCCCGGAGGAAACGACATGA
- a CDS encoding bifunctional 2-methylcitrate synthase/citrate synthase: MSDPDIKKGLAGVYADTTSISKVNPETNSLLYRGYPVQELAATQPFEAVAYLLWHGELPTDDQLAELQAVERANRALPDDIRSFIDAMPTSAHPMDEARTVVSLLGAFETAGIANVLDAAGTPAENLDRSIRLFAILPAVVAYGQRRRRGQEIVEPREDLGYAANFLWMTFGEEPDEAVVDAFNRSMVLYAEHSFNASTFTARVIASTLSDLYSSVVGAIGALKGPLHGGANEAVMHIFDEIGTADAVIPWLDEALAAKRKIMGFGHRVYKRGDSRVPTMKAALDTLVAHYDRPDVAELYETLKSEFVSRKGIYPNLDYPSGPAYSLMGFDTLTFTPLFIAARITGWTAHIMEQQASNALIRPLSAYGGEDERHIEGYVPDAAEVEALERPEEAAG; this comes from the coding sequence ATGAGCGACCCCGACATCAAGAAGGGCCTCGCCGGCGTCTACGCCGACACGACCTCGATCAGCAAGGTCAACCCCGAGACGAACTCGCTGCTGTACCGCGGGTACCCCGTGCAAGAGCTCGCGGCGACGCAGCCGTTCGAGGCGGTCGCCTACCTGCTGTGGCACGGCGAGCTGCCCACGGACGACCAGCTCGCCGAGCTGCAGGCGGTCGAGCGGGCGAACCGCGCGCTGCCCGACGACATCCGCTCCTTCATCGACGCGATGCCGACCTCGGCGCACCCGATGGATGAGGCGCGGACGGTCGTCAGCCTGCTCGGCGCGTTCGAGACGGCGGGCATCGCGAACGTGCTGGACGCCGCGGGGACGCCGGCGGAGAACCTGGACCGCAGCATCCGCCTCTTCGCGATCCTCCCCGCCGTCGTCGCGTACGGTCAGCGCCGCCGCCGCGGACAGGAGATCGTCGAGCCGCGCGAAGACCTCGGCTACGCCGCGAACTTCCTCTGGATGACCTTCGGCGAGGAGCCCGACGAGGCCGTCGTCGACGCGTTCAACCGCTCGATGGTCCTGTACGCCGAGCATTCGTTCAACGCGTCGACCTTCACCGCCCGCGTGATCGCGTCGACCCTCAGCGACCTGTACTCGTCCGTCGTCGGTGCGATCGGTGCGCTGAAGGGACCGCTCCACGGCGGCGCCAACGAGGCCGTCATGCACATCTTCGACGAGATCGGCACGGCCGACGCCGTCATCCCGTGGCTCGACGAAGCGCTCGCCGCCAAGCGCAAGATCATGGGCTTCGGGCACCGGGTCTACAAGCGCGGCGACTCGCGCGTGCCGACGATGAAGGCGGCGCTCGACACGCTCGTCGCGCACTACGACCGGCCCGACGTCGCCGAGTTGTACGAGACGCTCAAGTCGGAGTTCGTCTCCCGCAAGGGCATCTACCCGAACCTCGACTACCCGTCGGGTCCCGCGTACAGCCTGATGGGCTTCGACACGCTGACCTTCACGCCGCTGTTCATCGCCGCCCGCATCACCGGGTGGACGGCGCACATCATGGAGCAGCAGGCATCCAACGCCCTCATCCGGCCCCTCTCGGCGTACGGCGGCGAGGACGAACGTCACATCGAGGGCTACGTCCCGGATGCCGCCGAGGTCGAGGCCCTCGAACGGCCCGAGGAAGCCGCGGGATGA
- a CDS encoding TetR/AcrR family transcriptional regulator: MGRTSAFDRDDVIRAARDVFWARGYAETGIGELEQATGLKRSSLYHAFGSKKGLFEAVVARYLDEVVRSRIGRLHQADAGPEALERYIAEMRAAIASGTPRAQAGCLLLNAACAPVVDDDPDVRALVTGYTDELRSAIAAGVDSARPEISAGSRAALAEVCASLVIAALAVARVDPDAADRSLEAVLTAVASWDAGAVSVYT; encoded by the coding sequence ATGGGCCGCACCAGCGCATTCGACCGCGACGACGTCATCCGCGCCGCGCGCGACGTCTTCTGGGCGCGCGGCTACGCCGAGACCGGCATCGGGGAGCTCGAGCAAGCGACCGGTCTGAAGCGCTCGAGCCTCTACCACGCCTTCGGCAGCAAGAAGGGGCTCTTCGAAGCCGTCGTCGCGCGGTACCTCGATGAGGTCGTGCGCTCGCGCATCGGTCGCCTGCATCAGGCGGATGCCGGTCCCGAGGCGCTCGAGCGGTACATCGCCGAGATGCGCGCTGCGATCGCCAGCGGCACCCCCCGGGCGCAGGCGGGATGCCTGCTGCTCAACGCCGCGTGCGCACCCGTCGTCGACGACGATCCGGACGTGCGTGCGCTCGTCACGGGTTACACGGATGAGCTCCGATCCGCGATCGCTGCGGGCGTCGACTCCGCGCGACCCGAGATCTCCGCAGGGTCGCGAGCGGCGCTGGCGGAGGTCTGCGCATCGCTCGTCATCGCGGCGCTTGCCGTCGCGAGGGTGGATCCGGATGCCGCGGACCGCAGCCTCGAGGCCGTGCTGACGGCCGTCGCCTCATGGGATGCCGGTGCCGTGTCCGTGTATACATAA
- a CDS encoding aldo/keto reductase family protein, which yields MVNYRFLGNSGLKITELTYGNWLTHGSQVENDAAIATVHKALDLGISSFDTADAYANTAAESVLAEALKGQRRESLEIFTKVYWPTGPKGPNDHGLSRKHLLEGINGSLKRLNTDYVDLYQAHRYDYETPLEETMQAFADIVRQGKALYIGVSEWTAEQLRAGHALSKELGFQLVSNQPQYSALWRVIEGKVIPTSEELGISQIVWSPLAQGVLTGKYKPGQPLPEGSRATDEKGGSDMIKRFMKDETLTAVQKLQPIAEGAGITMPQLALAWVLHNPNIAAAIIGASRPEQLEDTVKASGIELDDDTYAAINDALAPAAVTDPEETYSVSPKSRLI from the coding sequence TTATCGATTCCTGGGCAACAGCGGCCTCAAGATCACTGAACTCACCTACGGCAACTGGCTCACCCACGGGTCGCAGGTCGAGAACGACGCGGCGATCGCGACGGTTCACAAGGCCCTCGACCTCGGCATCAGCTCGTTCGACACCGCCGACGCGTACGCCAACACCGCGGCCGAGTCCGTTCTCGCAGAGGCGCTCAAGGGTCAGCGCCGCGAATCCCTCGAGATCTTCACGAAGGTCTACTGGCCGACCGGTCCCAAGGGTCCGAACGACCACGGACTCTCGCGTAAGCACCTCCTCGAGGGCATCAACGGTTCCCTGAAGCGCCTGAACACCGACTACGTCGACCTCTACCAGGCGCACCGCTACGACTACGAGACCCCGCTCGAAGAGACGATGCAGGCCTTCGCCGACATCGTCCGCCAGGGCAAGGCGCTCTACATCGGCGTCAGCGAATGGACGGCTGAGCAGCTCCGCGCCGGACACGCGCTGTCGAAGGAGCTGGGCTTCCAGCTCGTCTCGAACCAGCCGCAGTACTCCGCGCTGTGGCGCGTCATCGAGGGCAAGGTCATCCCGACCTCCGAGGAGCTCGGCATCTCGCAGATCGTCTGGTCGCCGCTGGCGCAGGGCGTCCTCACCGGCAAGTACAAGCCGGGCCAGCCCCTTCCCGAGGGGTCGCGCGCGACCGACGAGAAGGGCGGATCCGACATGATCAAGCGCTTCATGAAGGACGAGACGCTCACCGCCGTGCAGAAGCTGCAGCCGATCGCCGAGGGCGCGGGCATCACGATGCCGCAGCTCGCCCTCGCGTGGGTGCTGCACAACCCGAACATCGCCGCGGCGATCATCGGGGCGTCGCGTCCTGAGCAGCTCGAGGACACCGTGAAGGCCTCGGGCATCGAGCTCGACGACGACACGTACGCCGCCATCAACGATGCCCTCGCGCCGGCAGCGGTCACCGACCCGGAGGAGACGTACTCGGTCTCGCCGAAGTCCCGCCTGATCTGA
- a CDS encoding MmgE/PrpD family protein, with amino-acid sequence MTVTHHVRVYRSDEPLPREEQLAYKIAQVAVDPVAVESDVIDMIVNRIIDNAAVAAASLTRRPVSAARSQALSHPVSTGGHGGTVFGVDNETRTSPEWAAWANGVAVRELDYHDTFLAAEYSHPGDNIPAILAVAQHVGADGAALVRGLATGYEIQVDLVRAISLHKHKIDHVAHLGPSAAAGIGTLLGLDVDTIYQAVGQALHTTTATRQSRKGEISTWKAHAPAFAGKMAVEAVDRAMRGETSPSPIYEGEDGVIAWLLDGKDAAYDVPLAAAGEPKRGILDTYTKEHSAEYQAQAWIDLARKLGTERPELRDPANIASIVLHTSHHTHYVIGSGAGDPQKYDPTASRETLDHSIPYIFAVALQDGGWHHVDSYAPERAGRPDTVELWHKVTTAEDVEWTRRYHSENPDEKAFGGRVEITLTDGRAVVDEIAVADAHPLGARPFARADYVRKFRLLAEPVLEPAEIDRFLALVERLPELTADEVRQLDIVAAPGVLEAAPAPKGLF; translated from the coding sequence ATGACCGTCACCCACCACGTCCGCGTCTACCGCAGCGACGAGCCGCTTCCCCGCGAGGAGCAGCTCGCCTACAAGATCGCCCAGGTCGCCGTCGACCCGGTCGCGGTCGAGTCCGACGTCATCGACATGATCGTCAACCGGATCATCGACAACGCGGCGGTGGCCGCGGCATCCCTCACCCGTCGACCCGTCAGCGCGGCCCGTTCGCAGGCGCTGTCGCACCCGGTGTCGACCGGCGGCCACGGCGGAACGGTCTTCGGCGTCGACAACGAGACCCGCACGAGCCCCGAGTGGGCGGCGTGGGCGAACGGCGTCGCCGTGCGTGAACTCGACTACCACGACACCTTCCTCGCGGCGGAGTACTCGCACCCGGGCGACAACATCCCCGCGATCCTGGCCGTCGCGCAGCACGTCGGCGCCGACGGCGCCGCGCTCGTCCGCGGCCTCGCCACCGGATACGAGATCCAGGTCGACCTCGTCCGAGCGATCAGCCTGCACAAGCACAAGATCGACCACGTCGCGCACCTCGGCCCCTCGGCGGCCGCGGGCATCGGCACGCTCCTCGGCCTCGACGTCGACACGATCTACCAGGCCGTCGGCCAGGCTCTCCACACCACGACCGCGACGCGTCAGTCGCGCAAGGGCGAGATCTCCACGTGGAAGGCGCACGCCCCCGCCTTCGCCGGCAAGATGGCGGTCGAGGCCGTCGACCGTGCGATGCGCGGCGAGACCTCGCCGTCCCCCATCTACGAGGGCGAGGACGGCGTCATCGCGTGGCTCCTCGACGGCAAGGACGCCGCGTACGACGTGCCGCTCGCGGCAGCAGGGGAGCCGAAGCGCGGCATCCTCGACACGTACACGAAGGAGCACTCGGCCGAGTATCAGGCGCAGGCCTGGATCGACCTCGCCCGCAAGCTCGGCACCGAGCGGCCCGAACTCCGCGACCCGGCCAACATCGCCTCGATCGTGCTGCACACGAGCCACCACACGCACTACGTGATCGGCTCGGGCGCCGGCGACCCGCAGAAGTACGACCCCACGGCATCCCGCGAGACGCTCGACCACTCGATCCCGTACATCTTCGCGGTCGCGCTGCAGGACGGCGGCTGGCACCACGTCGACTCGTACGCGCCCGAGCGCGCCGGCCGCCCCGACACGGTCGAGCTGTGGCACAAGGTCACGACCGCCGAGGATGTCGAGTGGACGCGGCGCTACCACTCGGAGAACCCGGACGAGAAGGCGTTCGGCGGACGCGTGGAGATCACGCTGACCGACGGCAGGGCCGTCGTGGACGAGATCGCCGTCGCGGATGCGCACCCCCTCGGAGCCCGCCCGTTCGCCCGCGCGGACTACGTGCGCAAGTTCCGCCTGCTGGCGGAGCCCGTGCTCGAGCCCGCCGAGATCGACCGGTTCCTCGCGCTGGTGGAGCGCCTGCCCGAGCTGACGGCCGACGAGGTGCGGCAGCTCGACATCGTTGCGGCGCCGGGCGTGCTCGAAGCGGCGCCGGCCCCGAAGGGGCTGTTCTGA
- a CDS encoding ribonuclease H family protein — protein sequence MTETSRYVVATDGACKGNPGPTGWAWVGEDGHWAAGSVIQGTNNVGELLGLLKAIEDHADVSELVVQADSKYAIDTYERWMDGHRRRGWKTSTGAPTKNVDLLEQLIVARDARRAAGLPDVVLEHVRGHRGHVLNEWADERAVRGAEHAASGKESAWSSLGGKHEKLDVSEAPKKKR from the coding sequence GTGACCGAAACCTCCCGCTATGTCGTGGCCACCGACGGCGCCTGCAAGGGCAACCCCGGACCGACGGGGTGGGCCTGGGTCGGCGAGGACGGCCACTGGGCCGCGGGCTCGGTCATCCAGGGCACCAACAACGTCGGCGAATTGCTCGGTCTCCTGAAGGCGATCGAGGATCACGCGGATGTCAGCGAGCTCGTCGTCCAGGCGGACTCGAAGTACGCGATCGACACCTACGAGAGGTGGATGGACGGTCACCGGCGCCGCGGCTGGAAAACCTCCACCGGTGCGCCGACCAAGAACGTCGACCTTCTCGAGCAGCTGATCGTGGCTCGTGACGCCCGCCGCGCGGCAGGCCTTCCCGACGTCGTACTCGAGCATGTCCGCGGCCACCGGGGTCACGTCCTCAACGAGTGGGCCGACGAGCGCGCCGTGCGCGGGGCGGAACACGCGGCATCCGGCAAGGAATCCGCGTGGTCGTCGCTCGGCGGCAAGCACGAGAAGCTCGACGTCTCCGAGGCGCCCAAGAAGAAGCGCTGA